One segment of Paenibacillus rhizovicinus DNA contains the following:
- a CDS encoding CpaF family protein, whose protein sequence is MSEETIQLLKERIRGQLALDSAVSDGELTGKIERVVFEWCMDHPLPAGEKVQLVRRLFHAFRGLDLIQPLMDDPSVTEIMINGHEELFVERGGQLMRMPFAFESRERLEDLIQSVVAGVNRVVNESSPIVDARLKDGSRVHIVLPPIALKGPTVTIRKFPEKPLLMRDLIGLGALPEEAAGFLEKLVKAKYNLFISGGTGSGKTTFLNALSQFIPEDERLVTIEDAAELQIVSIPNLVKLETRNANTEGKGAISMRELIRASLRMRPNRIIVGEVRGGETIDMLQAMNTGHDGSLSTGHSNSARDMIARLETMALAGADLPVAVIRQQIGSAIDVIVHLSRLRDRSRRVTEICEVTGIVNGEVVMQPLYRFEEEGEASGRLLGELKRTGNELQRTWKLKMAGITEIWGGEGA, encoded by the coding sequence ATGAGCGAAGAAACGATACAGCTCCTGAAGGAACGCATCCGCGGGCAGCTGGCATTGGACAGCGCCGTCTCGGACGGTGAATTGACGGGTAAGATCGAGCGCGTCGTGTTCGAGTGGTGCATGGATCATCCGCTGCCGGCAGGCGAGAAGGTCCAATTGGTGCGGCGTCTATTTCATGCCTTCCGCGGTCTCGATCTAATTCAGCCGCTGATGGACGATCCCTCCGTGACGGAAATCATGATTAACGGTCATGAGGAGCTCTTCGTCGAACGGGGCGGGCAGCTGATGCGAATGCCGTTCGCGTTCGAGAGCAGGGAGCGCCTGGAAGACTTGATCCAATCGGTTGTGGCCGGCGTGAACCGTGTCGTTAATGAATCTTCTCCGATCGTGGACGCCCGTTTGAAGGACGGATCCAGGGTACATATCGTGCTGCCGCCGATCGCGCTGAAGGGGCCGACGGTGACGATTCGGAAGTTCCCGGAGAAACCGCTATTAATGAGAGATTTGATCGGGCTAGGAGCTCTGCCGGAAGAGGCGGCCGGCTTTCTGGAAAAGCTGGTCAAAGCGAAATACAACCTGTTCATTAGCGGAGGAACGGGCTCCGGCAAGACAACGTTTCTGAACGCGTTGTCGCAATTCATTCCCGAGGACGAACGGCTGGTGACGATCGAAGATGCCGCGGAGCTGCAAATCGTCTCCATCCCCAATCTCGTCAAGCTGGAGACGCGTAATGCCAATACGGAAGGAAAGGGAGCGATCTCGATGCGCGAGCTGATTCGGGCTTCGCTTCGGATGCGGCCGAACCGCATTATCGTAGGCGAGGTGCGCGGCGGGGAAACGATCGATATGCTGCAAGCAATGAATACGGGCCATGACGGGTCTTTGAGTACCGGCCATTCGAACAGCGCCCGCGATATGATCGCGCGTCTGGAAACGATGGCGCTGGCAGGCGCCGATTTGCCCGTCGCCGTCATCCGGCAGCAAATCGGTTCGGCCATCGACGTTATCGTACATCTGTCCAGGCTTCGCGACCGTTCGCGCCGCGTCACGGAAATCTGCGAAGTGACCGGCATCGTGAACGGAGAGGTCGTCATGCAGCCGCTGTACCGTTTCGAGGAGGAAGGGGAGGCGAGCGGACGCTTGCTCGGCGAATTGAAGCGGACCGGGAATGAGCTGCAGCGGACATGGAAATTAAAGATGGCGGGCATCACCGAGATTTGGGGAGGCGAGGGCGCATGA
- a CDS encoding A24 family peptidase, with protein MDNTVTCILAALFVGAAFISDIRTMTIPNGLNIAFFSLGVAYHLTIGGADGGLQAIAGAAAGLAPLVMLYLLKGIGAGDVKFFAALGAVVGVEAVLQVFMYAVLYGGLMGLVILFVNRSFGKRLLLGAVCVLTSNSRLQAWEANFTDSGSMRFPFMIAVLPGAVTAWCMMTL; from the coding sequence ATGGATAATACGGTGACCTGTATCTTGGCAGCGTTGTTCGTGGGCGCGGCATTTATTAGCGACATTCGGACGATGACCATCCCGAACGGGTTAAATATTGCCTTCTTCTCGCTCGGCGTCGCTTATCACTTGACCATTGGCGGCGCGGACGGAGGATTGCAAGCGATAGCCGGGGCGGCGGCAGGACTCGCTCCGTTAGTGATGCTCTATCTATTAAAAGGGATAGGGGCAGGCGACGTGAAATTTTTCGCTGCTTTAGGGGCGGTGGTCGGCGTCGAAGCCGTGCTGCAAGTATTTATGTACGCCGTCCTGTACGGCGGGTTAATGGGGCTTGTCATCCTGTTCGTGAATCGCTCATTCGGCAAGCGGCTCCTGCTCGGGGCGGTGTGCGTATTGACTTCCAATTCCCGGCTGCAGGCTTGGGAAGCGAACTTCACGGATTCGGGGAGCATGCGGTTTCCATTTATGATCGCGGTCCTCCCTGGGGCTGTGACAGCTTGGTGCATGATGACGTTGTAA
- a CDS encoding Flp1 family type IVb pilin: MRKLKQAVRSFWKNEEGLGTLEVVLIIAVVIILALLFKDWIIGLLKDLMGSADEKANTIFDES, translated from the coding sequence ATGCGCAAATTGAAGCAGGCGGTACGTTCGTTTTGGAAGAACGAGGAAGGCTTGGGTACGTTGGAGGTTGTGCTTATAATCGCGGTCGTTATTATTTTGGCGCTGTTGTTCAAGGACTGGATCATCGGCCTGCTCAAAGATCTGATGGGCAGCGCGGACGAGAAGGCGAACACGATTTTCGATGAGAGCTAA
- the ndk gene encoding nucleoside-diphosphate kinase, whose translation MEQTFVMVKPDGVRRGLIGPIIARFEQKGFTLAAIELLRIDRLLAEQHYSDLRTKPFFGELVDYLTSGPVCAMVWQGEHAVENARALIGKTNPVEASTGTIRGDFAMDIAGNIVHGSDSAASAAREIGLFFGKQPVSSHPLDLYASEQGHGGEQTVH comes from the coding sequence CTGGAACAAACATTTGTTATGGTTAAACCGGACGGCGTTCGAAGAGGACTGATCGGTCCGATCATCGCGCGGTTCGAACAAAAGGGATTTACGCTTGCGGCCATCGAGCTGCTGCGAATTGACCGTTTGCTGGCAGAGCAGCATTACAGCGACTTGCGGACGAAGCCGTTCTTCGGCGAGCTTGTCGACTATTTAACTTCGGGGCCCGTGTGCGCGATGGTCTGGCAGGGGGAACATGCGGTAGAGAACGCGCGTGCCTTGATCGGGAAGACGAATCCCGTGGAAGCGTCTACCGGTACGATCCGGGGCGATTTTGCGATGGATATTGCAGGCAACATCGTGCACGGTTCGGATTCCGCGGCAAGCGCGGCACGCGAAATCGGCTTGTTTTTCGGCAAGCAGCCGGTATCTTCTCATCCGTTGGACCTCTATGCCAGCGAGCAAGGACATGGCGGCGAACAAACGGTGCATTAG
- a CDS encoding TadE/TadG family type IV pilus assembly protein has product MRERSRSELHTDRRRGEAGSIALEASLVLPIALMAVMFFICLIQMSEAQMALHSAVSQTVRQAAANIHPIDLAVQGAQNDSADQAGENDGDSSSADTSGDASQSGGDSSSSSDDRAASGSNMPAASGNTSTASGSNMPAASGNTSTASGSNSSAAGEPLPAVRFLADKLESWLPSPSGPLLAAALRGDWDTIVDTAAATVGRSVIEPMLRHEADTSVLDPERLHLSKISLPDLKNKDDLCIAIEAEYAFKLGFPFTRKTIVLTERAQERVWTPDTLPSPRLGSDADSEHAPIQIVLIEPSPARPGHQARVVVKSSPGRSLSIQVLYKSGRSVARHLGDIVTDGDGVAEWSWLVSGNTTPGTWEIVVTASDGTTAARHFVVQKKPEGEEGTNG; this is encoded by the coding sequence ATGAGAGAACGCAGTCGATCGGAACTTCATACGGATAGAAGGCGCGGCGAAGCGGGCAGTATTGCGCTCGAAGCGAGTTTGGTGCTGCCCATAGCGCTGATGGCGGTTATGTTCTTCATCTGTCTGATTCAAATGAGCGAGGCGCAGATGGCGCTTCATAGCGCAGTCTCGCAAACGGTCCGGCAAGCCGCAGCGAATATCCATCCGATTGATCTCGCCGTGCAGGGAGCGCAGAACGACAGTGCCGATCAGGCTGGCGAGAATGATGGAGATTCATCATCCGCGGACACGTCCGGGGACGCTTCGCAATCGGGTGGAGACTCGTCATCCTCCAGCGACGACAGGGCTGCCTCCGGCAGCAATATGCCTGCCGCAAGCGGTAATACGTCAACCGCCTCCGGCAGCAACATGCCTGCCGCAAGCGGTAATACGTCAACCGCTTCTGGCAGCAATTCGTCGGCCGCCGGCGAACCGCTGCCTGCAGTCCGATTCTTGGCAGACAAGCTGGAGAGCTGGCTGCCCTCGCCGTCCGGTCCGTTGTTGGCTGCGGCTTTGAGGGGCGATTGGGACACCATCGTGGATACTGCGGCTGCAACGGTTGGCCGTTCCGTTATCGAACCGATGCTTCGCCACGAAGCGGATACGTCCGTCCTTGATCCGGAACGTCTGCATCTTTCCAAGATCTCGCTGCCTGATCTGAAGAACAAAGATGATTTGTGCATTGCCATTGAGGCGGAATATGCATTCAAGCTTGGTTTTCCGTTCACGCGCAAGACTATCGTTCTCACTGAACGCGCGCAGGAACGGGTATGGACACCGGATACGCTGCCGTCGCCCAGGCTCGGGAGTGATGCCGATTCCGAGCATGCTCCGATCCAAATCGTGTTGATCGAGCCATCCCCCGCAAGGCCTGGTCACCAAGCAAGGGTAGTCGTCAAGTCAAGTCCGGGGCGCAGCTTATCCATTCAAGTGCTCTATAAGAGCGGCCGAAGCGTTGCCAGACATTTGGGCGATATCGTAACGGACGGCGACGGCGTTGCGGAGTGGTCATGGCTGGTGTCCGGCAATACGACACCCGGCACGTGGGAGATCGTCGTGACTGCAAGCGACGGAACGACGGCTGCCAGACATTTTGTCGTACAGAAGAAACCGGAAGGGGAGGAAGGAACGAATGGATAA
- a CDS encoding nitroreductase family protein, which produces MSQTNTTAALTAEEVMRARQSVRQYKRDVVIPQETLNEILELAAAAPSSWNLQQWRFLVVQEQAQKDFLLPIAYGQKQVSDASAVIVVLGDLQAQITGREIFEGAAAAGHMPQEVADTMIKQIEGAYAFEQVARDEANKNAGLASMQLMLAAKAKGYDTVPMGGFDKEKLVEALKIPSRFIPVMMIALGEAATPARPSGRLPLSKLVINESF; this is translated from the coding sequence ATGAGCCAAACCAATACAACTGCTGCCCTGACAGCAGAAGAAGTCATGCGTGCCCGTCAATCCGTCCGTCAGTATAAGAGAGACGTTGTTATCCCGCAAGAAACGCTGAACGAAATTCTTGAACTCGCTGCAGCAGCTCCATCTTCGTGGAACCTGCAGCAATGGCGCTTCCTGGTTGTTCAAGAGCAAGCGCAGAAGGACTTCTTGCTTCCGATCGCTTACGGCCAAAAACAAGTATCCGACGCTTCCGCGGTAATCGTCGTTCTTGGCGATCTGCAAGCGCAAATCACGGGCCGCGAAATCTTCGAAGGCGCAGCAGCAGCAGGCCACATGCCGCAAGAAGTTGCCGACACGATGATCAAGCAAATCGAAGGCGCCTATGCGTTCGAGCAAGTTGCGCGCGACGAAGCGAACAAGAATGCCGGTCTTGCTTCCATGCAGCTGATGCTTGCAGCCAAAGCCAAAGGCTACGACACCGTGCCAATGGGCGGTTTCGACAAAGAGAAGCTGGTTGAAGCTTTGAAAATCCCTTCCCGCTTCATCCCGGTCATGATGATCGCCCTCGGCGAGGCAGCTACGCCAGCGCGTCCGTCCGGCCGCTTGCCGCTCAGCAAATTGGTCATTAACGAATCGTTCTAA
- a CDS encoding TadE/TadG family type IV pilus assembly protein: MRANRWLAELAKREDGNFTLEASMVFPVLFLILIALLMFSMYAYQNVVLYHTASLTSERTAFRWDNSSRDPLSGIAPTGEYDGLYWRLADNGALKTLFGFGSEQGGGEGIEIAVGASMSVDRGSAAGNSGDGAGDAGEGDSGGDGGRDIGGDGTSLPVRKMKAEAARVGGPFEGTMHYSGTLEKRIGLKLRQPISIHPLEMLLGHSSPVTAGSASIVDPVELIRNVELVRYYTGKFKGGMDNDKRNQAQKILGGRKALSP; the protein is encoded by the coding sequence ATGAGAGCTAATCGCTGGCTCGCCGAATTGGCGAAACGGGAAGACGGCAATTTTACGTTGGAAGCGAGTATGGTCTTCCCCGTGCTGTTCCTCATCTTGATTGCACTGCTTATGTTCAGCATGTACGCGTATCAGAACGTCGTCTTGTATCACACTGCTTCGCTGACATCGGAGCGGACGGCCTTTCGCTGGGACAACAGTTCGCGGGACCCGCTGAGCGGAATCGCCCCGACGGGCGAGTACGATGGATTGTATTGGCGGCTGGCGGATAACGGCGCGCTGAAAACCTTATTCGGCTTCGGATCAGAACAAGGAGGCGGCGAGGGAATTGAGATTGCAGTCGGGGCAAGTATGAGTGTAGACCGGGGTAGCGCAGCAGGTAATTCAGGCGATGGGGCGGGTGATGCGGGCGAAGGAGACAGCGGTGGAGATGGTGGTAGAGACATTGGCGGGGACGGGACGTCCTTGCCTGTGCGCAAAATGAAGGCGGAAGCCGCGCGAGTCGGCGGCCCGTTCGAAGGAACGATGCATTATTCCGGGACGCTGGAGAAGCGAATCGGTCTCAAGCTGCGCCAGCCGATCTCTATTCATCCGCTCGAAATGCTGCTCGGTCATTCGAGTCCAGTAACGGCAGGCTCCGCATCCATCGTCGATCCGGTCGAATTGATTCGCAACGTTGAGCTGGTGCGCTATTATACCGGGAAGTTCAAAGGCGGTATGGATAACGATAAACGCAACCAGGCCCAGAAGATATTAGGCGGACGGAAGGCGCTAAGCCCATGA
- a CDS encoding GyrI-like domain-containing protein, with translation MKPEVYEFQEKKVIGIGNIESPINPGDVWPILFSRIQEIHGRKNSPETLGVIKRNKPGYLAGIEVAQMIEIPEGMFSYVIPAGQYVGMTHKGPLSKIGETFYTLIDWLASNNYDQHDIVCFEVYDERFKGEDPESEFDSYIQII, from the coding sequence ATGAAACCTGAGGTTTATGAATTTCAAGAGAAGAAAGTAATTGGAATAGGAAACATAGAAAGCCCTATAAACCCTGGAGATGTTTGGCCTATTTTATTTTCAAGAATTCAAGAAATACATGGTCGCAAGAATTCTCCTGAAACTCTTGGGGTTATTAAGAGAAATAAACCAGGGTATTTAGCGGGGATAGAAGTTGCACAAATGATAGAAATTCCAGAAGGTATGTTTTCTTATGTGATACCAGCTGGTCAGTATGTTGGAATGACTCATAAAGGCCCATTAAGTAAGATTGGTGAAACATTCTATACCCTTATAGATTGGCTAGCGTCAAATAATTATGATCAACATGACATTGTATGTTTTGAAGTCTATGATGAAAGATTTAAAGGTGAAGACCCAGAAAGTGAATTCGATTCTTATATTCAAATTATATGA
- a CDS encoding type II secretion system F family protein has product MVAGWAVGILLTVVWCFAIIVSQRSGRGKRDAKERWLSAPFRYLLERSGLPDRFQTQTAGLHGKLLLLHGRAWTAEASRGFIAEAIGFGYMAAWAGAWLSVLSSEPALLGLGLLLGVVIPAAKWREVEGTVKRRKQDIVLLLPELLNKLMLLLGAGETLQRALVRCAERNDEQTLHPLLLELRRVNESVRNGESFAAAMEMFSRRCGVQEVSVFTTTMLLNYRRGGDRLVLSLKELSYAMWEKRKAIVRARGEEASSKLVFPLVGIFFVLMVLVASPAILMMRG; this is encoded by the coding sequence ATGGTGGCTGGTTGGGCGGTTGGAATACTGCTGACGGTAGTCTGGTGTTTCGCGATTATCGTGAGCCAACGGAGTGGCAGAGGCAAGAGAGATGCGAAAGAACGCTGGCTGTCGGCGCCGTTCCGGTATTTGCTGGAGCGGAGCGGGCTGCCGGATCGTTTCCAGACGCAGACGGCCGGCTTGCATGGCAAGCTGCTCCTGCTGCACGGAAGGGCTTGGACCGCTGAAGCGAGCCGCGGATTTATCGCCGAAGCAATCGGTTTCGGCTATATGGCCGCATGGGCAGGCGCCTGGTTGAGCGTCTTGAGCAGCGAGCCTGCATTGCTCGGTTTGGGGCTGTTGCTCGGAGTCGTCATTCCGGCGGCAAAATGGAGGGAAGTCGAAGGCACGGTAAAGCGCCGAAAACAAGATATCGTGCTGCTGCTGCCGGAGCTGCTCAATAAGTTGATGCTGCTGCTCGGCGCGGGGGAAACGCTGCAGCGCGCCTTGGTTCGCTGCGCGGAGCGGAATGACGAGCAGACGCTGCATCCGCTGCTGCTGGAGCTGCGCCGCGTGAACGAATCCGTCCGCAACGGCGAGTCGTTCGCCGCGGCGATGGAAATGTTCAGCCGGCGCTGCGGCGTACAGGAAGTGTCGGTGTTCACGACGACGATGCTGCTCAATTATAGACGCGGCGGAGACAGGCTGGTGCTCTCGTTGAAGGAGCTGTCTTATGCGATGTGGGAGAAGCGCAAGGCGATCGTCCGCGCTCGCGGCGAGGAAGCGTCTTCGAAGCTGGTATTCCCGCTTGTCGGCATCTTCTTCGTACTGATGGTGCTTGTCGCGTCGCCAGCGATATTAATGATGCGAGGTTAA
- a CDS encoding P-loop NTPase family protein — protein MNKRNLIAAVNDSDYIERLAEYIRHSSFGENWQLTAFTNAAALRGFIRSGYAIDLLAAQPAMLGELGDLPEDLTTAAFVDYYGQSKYEKELLQFQPLPQLLQAITSLYAAEGNQLPKPALRGKGPVVVTVYSASGGTGKTTLALQLARHADIAGLRSFYLNLEQWNASLPLSSDGSAGGDDFSKLLYAIQSDSDQGVSAVLAYRKRYPAYSLDAFVPCNNPDERLALGTDQAKKLIAAIAAAGNYGLIVVDLDSRMDAMHAAVFEESDAILWLTTPDIASFRKNELAISFADRKFGPEFKAQKPKFRFVQVGGALNDRTLTDGKQARMDAVLPFVEEWAGGEYLSGTGAMVPQYRGAVDALLRRLGIL, from the coding sequence ATGAACAAACGAAATCTGATTGCGGCCGTAAACGACAGCGATTATATCGAGCGTCTTGCCGAATATATCCGTCATTCGTCGTTCGGCGAGAACTGGCAGCTGACGGCATTCACTAACGCAGCGGCGCTGCGCGGATTTATCCGCAGCGGGTATGCGATCGATCTGCTGGCCGCGCAGCCGGCCATGCTCGGCGAGCTGGGCGATCTGCCCGAGGATCTTACGACGGCTGCGTTCGTTGATTACTACGGGCAGTCCAAGTACGAGAAGGAATTGCTGCAGTTTCAGCCGCTGCCCCAGCTGCTGCAAGCCATTACCTCGCTGTATGCGGCCGAGGGAAACCAGCTGCCTAAACCGGCGCTTCGCGGGAAAGGGCCTGTTGTCGTAACCGTGTATTCCGCCTCGGGCGGGACGGGGAAGACGACGCTTGCGCTGCAGCTCGCCCGTCACGCCGACATCGCAGGGCTTCGATCGTTCTATCTCAACCTGGAACAATGGAATGCATCATTGCCTTTGTCCTCGGATGGAAGCGCGGGCGGCGATGATTTCTCCAAACTTCTATATGCGATCCAATCGGATTCCGATCAAGGCGTATCCGCCGTGTTGGCCTATCGCAAACGGTATCCGGCGTACAGCCTGGATGCGTTCGTCCCTTGCAATAATCCTGACGAGCGTCTGGCGCTCGGGACGGACCAGGCGAAGAAGCTGATTGCCGCCATTGCGGCTGCCGGCAATTACGGCCTCATTGTCGTGGATTTGGACAGCAGGATGGATGCCATGCACGCAGCGGTATTCGAGGAAAGCGATGCCATTCTATGGCTAACGACGCCGGATATCGCGAGCTTTCGCAAGAATGAGCTGGCGATTTCATTCGCCGACAGGAAGTTCGGACCGGAATTCAAGGCACAGAAGCCGAAGTTCAGGTTCGTGCAGGTTGGAGGCGCGCTGAATGATAGAACGTTAACGGATGGAAAGCAGGCTCGAATGGATGCCGTGCTTCCGTTCGTGGAGGAATGGGCGGGCGGCGAGTATTTAAGCGGGACAGGGGCGATGGTGCCGCAATATCGGGGCGCCGTGGACGCACTGCTCCGCAGGCTCGGCATCCTGTAG
- a CDS encoding DUF6382 domain-containing protein, producing the protein MMMDELRVDFAMKRGHEMIVDLKSGVTREQLDSIEIQMLQGQRIPKLLPMEWIDIDGCITFRYPLNGKRMLMHRLQTQRMTMFDFYTLLLTVVEALDDCRHYMLRADCFLLHEQYIFIGDHWDDAVLAYVPLREQRAVSSAGEAVLAMAIRWVGDIDEPDGIGLQQVFQHLRGEHVSWDQLRQTLLALLGASLKIVAVGEVQSGEAARGEKAAATKEQAASASPPSLRLEGVSIPFEQTQADRSVIHHERVPVEQGWDSLKIAGRSDQAREVDLPLTEIQEQTKGSSRTGWMIGAGAVLVTAIIWRFLYLAAPTQTNMLLSSGLTLMIGAIGLIALRRVKERDMAGERSEEAHTGWSGGGKEWAADDDFVPNSVVLGAGGSERLAGRTSESAAAWDNRRLDARQNPGNEARQEAYQSQRQAPQQERGVVDSPNSGGVSFKPQSIMPLKANDATVLLGQEAKETPDEKSHLPWLERQTEGQAEKIRLEQRQFIIGRSNEGTHYMDQASGISRAHMELVASDGRWSAKDMGSRNGSKLNGNAMVPYKTYDLADTDELQLAGDQGPVYIFRAG; encoded by the coding sequence ATGATGATGGACGAGCTTCGGGTCGACTTCGCCATGAAACGCGGCCACGAAATGATTGTGGACTTGAAGTCCGGCGTGACCAGGGAACAACTGGACAGTATCGAAATTCAAATGCTGCAGGGGCAGCGGATTCCGAAGCTCTTGCCGATGGAATGGATCGATATTGACGGCTGCATCACGTTCCGCTATCCGCTGAACGGCAAACGGATGTTAATGCATCGGCTTCAGACGCAGCGAATGACGATGTTCGATTTCTATACGCTGCTGCTGACCGTCGTCGAAGCATTGGACGACTGCCGGCATTATATGCTTCGCGCAGATTGCTTCCTTCTGCACGAACAGTATATTTTCATCGGCGATCATTGGGATGATGCGGTGCTTGCTTACGTGCCGCTTCGCGAGCAGCGAGCGGTTTCTTCCGCAGGAGAAGCGGTGCTGGCTATGGCAATCCGCTGGGTAGGCGATATCGACGAGCCGGATGGGATCGGCTTGCAGCAGGTATTCCAGCATTTGCGGGGGGAGCATGTGTCGTGGGATCAGCTCCGGCAGACGCTGCTCGCATTGCTTGGAGCCAGCCTGAAGATAGTCGCGGTTGGGGAGGTACAAAGCGGCGAAGCTGCCAGGGGGGAGAAAGCAGCAGCTACGAAGGAGCAAGCTGCCTCTGCTAGTCCTCCATCTCTACGATTAGAAGGAGTTTCTATTCCCTTCGAGCAAACGCAGGCCGACCGGTCCGTGATCCATCACGAACGAGTGCCGGTGGAACAAGGTTGGGACAGCTTGAAAATAGCGGGCCGTTCTGACCAGGCAAGAGAGGTTGACCTTCCGTTAACCGAGATTCAAGAACAAACCAAAGGTTCGTCCAGGACAGGATGGATGATCGGTGCGGGAGCCGTGCTCGTCACTGCGATCATTTGGCGGTTCCTCTATTTAGCGGCGCCTACGCAGACGAATATGCTCCTTTCCAGCGGATTGACATTGATGATTGGAGCCATCGGTCTGATCGCGTTGCGTCGCGTCAAGGAAAGAGACATGGCCGGAGAACGTTCGGAGGAAGCACACACAGGATGGAGCGGCGGCGGAAAGGAATGGGCAGCTGACGATGATTTTGTGCCGAATTCGGTCGTTCTGGGTGCGGGAGGCTCGGAACGATTGGCCGGCAGGACCAGCGAATCGGCTGCAGCCTGGGATAATCGCCGGCTGGATGCGCGGCAGAATCCAGGGAATGAGGCACGGCAGGAAGCCTATCAAAGCCAGCGGCAGGCACCTCAACAAGAACGAGGAGTAGTTGATTCGCCGAATTCGGGGGGAGTCTCCTTCAAGCCGCAAAGTATTATGCCGCTCAAGGCAAATGACGCGACGGTCTTGCTCGGTCAAGAAGCCAAGGAGACGCCGGACGAGAAAAGCCATCTGCCTTGGCTGGAGAGGCAGACGGAGGGGCAAGCCGAGAAAATCCGGCTGGAACAGCGGCAGTTTATAATCGGCCGTTCTAATGAAGGAACGCATTACATGGATCAGGCATCCGGCATTTCAAGAGCCCATATGGAGCTCGTAGCCAGCGATGGCCGCTGGTCCGCCAAAGATATGGGGTCACGGAACGGAAGCAAGTTGAATGGCAACGCGATGGTGCCATACAAAACCTATGACCTCGCGGATACCGACGAGCTTCAACTGGCCGGCGATCAGGGGCCAGTTTATATTTTTCGAGCAGGTTGA
- a CDS encoding ABC transporter ATP-binding protein has protein sequence MDYLLILITLVVVIGFAGIIGNQYSGLKKMESVQKSLDDINQKLREMKSK, from the coding sequence ATGGATTATTTATTAATATTAATAACTTTGGTTGTTGTGATTGGGTTTGCAGGGATTATAGGAAATCAATATTCCGGATTGAAGAAAATGGAATCAGTTCAAAAATCATTAGATGACATAAATCAAAAGTTACGGGAAATGAAATCTAAATAA
- a CDS encoding type II secretion system F family protein, which yields MRMPVSPKKPIRPKRDWIEWAAWPDSEAARTRARDAGGLVQYADYRLTKRQFVTAALVGGGVVFLAAFLFYRSIPAALVLSAAGIVVPRAYRKFLLEQRKVRLAQQFKEALYSIASSLAAGRSVENAFMTAHEDLKLMYPSPETEIVREFDVISVRLGIGEPLEQVLTDFSRRAGIEDITQFTDVFTTCKRSGGDMVDVIRRTSQMIGEKLEVQQEISVMVAQKRFESRIMMAVPFVFLAFLSLTAPEYMAPLYSGAGYLLLTGALFALGGCYVLMSKIMKIRL from the coding sequence ATGAGGATGCCTGTAAGCCCAAAGAAACCGATACGCCCGAAGAGAGATTGGATAGAATGGGCAGCTTGGCCGGATTCGGAGGCAGCAAGAACGAGGGCCCGCGACGCCGGGGGCTTGGTCCAGTATGCGGATTACCGGCTGACCAAGCGGCAATTCGTAACGGCGGCGCTGGTCGGGGGCGGAGTCGTATTCTTGGCAGCGTTCTTGTTTTATCGGTCGATCCCCGCGGCGCTCGTATTGTCTGCAGCCGGAATCGTCGTTCCCAGAGCGTACCGCAAGTTCCTGCTGGAACAACGCAAGGTGCGGCTGGCGCAGCAGTTCAAGGAGGCGCTTTACTCGATTGCTTCCTCGCTGGCAGCCGGCCGATCCGTCGAGAACGCCTTTATGACGGCGCATGAGGATTTGAAACTGATGTATCCCAGTCCGGAGACGGAAATCGTGAGGGAATTCGACGTTATCTCCGTTCGTTTGGGCATCGGGGAGCCGCTTGAGCAGGTGCTGACCGATTTCAGCAGGCGGGCTGGAATCGAGGATATTACGCAATTCACGGATGTGTTCACGACATGCAAGCGATCTGGCGGGGACATGGTGGACGTTATTCGCCGTACGTCCCAGATGATCGGCGAGAAGCTGGAGGTACAGCAGGAAATTTCCGTCATGGTCGCTCAGAAGCGGTTCGAATCCCGGATCATGATGGCGGTCCCTTTCGTCTTCTTGGCCTTCTTGAGCTTAACCGCGCCCGAGTATATGGCCCCGCTGTACAGCGGGGCGGGATATCTGTTGTTGACCGGAGCGCTGTTCGCACTGGGCGGATGTTATGTCCTGATGTCGAAAATCATGAAAATCCGCTTGTAA